One Triticum dicoccoides isolate Atlit2015 ecotype Zavitan chromosome 4B, WEW_v2.0, whole genome shotgun sequence genomic window carries:
- the LOC119291080 gene encoding F-box/kelch-repeat protein At3g17530-like, which produces MAAKETERRSFGDLPEELIPEILACVPPKHLLRFRAACKAWCDLAADPAFIRKHHSRQPAQPLLLAYDEHCLEAVNLSTNRRRAVMRVTVSGRVPSIGSDVLALHGSCDGLLLLGFRETFLVCNPATRQGARLRLLFRDGPEFLGFYKHAASGEYRVLYHLVEGLDGEYSYYVLSLGSQQAIRDIELLTSSAAVAAGLARGLESSSTSPPVLFRGRLHWRPQRTQEGNILVFDTDAESFSWIPAPAEAMLGERHHTQLFEMDGTIAVFCCHQSAQKSVIWFMEDYEQMNWVKHPVELSFTPAYDPAVLYQGGDVLVLESDMLVFESPGKLSHYDKMDKLQGSVNCFARGLRITPHVLKESLILPEFLRKQQKDGTCQWFPELEFP; this is translated from the coding sequence ATGGCGGCGAAGGAGACCGAACGACGTTCCTTCGGCGACCTCCCCGAGGAGTTGATCCCGGAGATCCTCGCCTGCGTTCCGCCCAAGCACCTCCTCCGCTTCCGCGCCGCCTGCAAGGCCTGGTGCgacctcgccgccgaccccgccttCATCCGCAAGCACCACTCCCGCCAGCCAGCGCAGCCCCTCCTCTTGGCTTACGACGAGCACTGCCTCGAGGCCGTCAACCTCAGCACCAACAGGCGCCGGGCGGTCATGCGGGTTACGGTGTCTGGCCGCGTGCCCTCCATTGGGTCCGACGTGCTCGCGCTCCACGGGTCCTGCGACGGCCTGCTCCTCCTCGGCTTCCGCGAGACCTTCCTCGTCTGCAACCCCGCCACGCGCCAAGGTGCTCGCCTGCGGCTGCTGTTTCGTGATGGCCCGGAATTCCTGGGGTTCTACAAGCACGCCGCTTCTGGGGAGTACCGGGTGCTGTACCACCTGGTCGAGGGCCTCGACGGGGAGTACTCCTACTACGTCCTCTCGCTGGGATCCCAGCAGGCGATCAGGGACATCGAGCTGCTCACgtcgtcggccgccgtggccgccggGCTGGCGAGAGGGCTGGAGAGCTCCAGCACATCGCCGCCCGTCCTCTTCCGCGGCAGGCTGCACTGGCGGCCGCAACGGACCCAAGAGGGCAACATTCTGGTGTTCGACACCGATGCTGAGTCATTCAGTTGGATCCCTGCCCCCGCGGAGGCGATGCTGGGCGAGCGCCACCACACGCAGCTGTTTGAGATGGACGGCACGATTGCCGTGTTCTGCTGCCACCAATCTGCACAGAAGTCGGTCATCTGGTTCATGGAGGACTACGAGCAGATGAACTGGGTCAAGCACCCGGTTGAGCTGTCCTTCACACCTGCTTATGATCCGGCTGTCCTGTATCAAGGGGGGGATGTGCTGGTGCTGGAATCGGATATGCTGGTGTTTGAAAGCCCTGGCAAGCTGTCGCATTATGATAAGATGGATAAACTTCAGGGATCTGTCAACTGTTTTGCTCGGGGCCTCAGAATTACTCCACATGTGCTCAAAGAGAGCCTCATCCTCCCTGAGTTCCTTCGGAAGCAGCAGAAGGACGGTACCTGCCAATGGTTCCCCGAGCTTGAGTTTCCCTGA